The following coding sequences are from one Gimesia sp. window:
- a CDS encoding cupin domain-containing protein, translating to MDHITRPQEQDEYYFEEGCYILEMSSPDVDPEVSLARARVEPGKRTRFHRLKGTFERYIMLSGTGLVEVGDYEPTEVYPGDVVRIPPDTDQRITNISKDDLVFLVVCNPHFLRSCYTDSEDLRTSGS from the coding sequence ATGGATCACATCACCCGCCCCCAGGAACAAGACGAATACTACTTTGAGGAAGGGTGCTATATCCTGGAGATGTCTAGCCCGGATGTGGATCCTGAAGTCTCCCTCGCCCGTGCCCGCGTCGAGCCTGGCAAGCGAACCCGGTTCCATCGTCTCAAGGGAACCTTCGAGCGCTACATCATGCTCTCGGGAACCGGTCTGGTCGAAGTCGGCGACTATGAACCCACGGAAGTGTATCCTGGCGATGTTGTAAGAATCCCGCCCGACACTGATCAGAGAATCACCAATATTAGCAAAGACGATCTGGTATTTCTCGTCGTCTGTAATCCGCATTTCCTCCGCTCCTGCTACACAGACTCAGAAGATCTTCGCACTTCGGGGTCATAA
- a CDS encoding DUF1559 domain-containing protein, whose protein sequence is MLNYPPRVTRKSGFTLIELLVVIAIIAILIALLLPAVQQAREAARRSQCKNNLKQMGLALHNYHDVYLKFPIGSRAPNDGPHNWRFALLPYMDQANIYELAKNSPTSDVDFWEGGGGAYNGDTLLFKDKVITPIYMCPSSSDPAISYANGEPQQGSQSHQYVGIMGAYPDPAARTNVSYETQYNSFATNTGCLLINECKGMRDVTDGSSNTIIIAEQSRISASNPVLKRSDYTSGWAGTSYAGTVTQWIASGAGQHRFGTGVTSVFHSPNPKSTGAEANAQWDWNTPLTSYHTGGVHVLLCDGATRFLSDNADLLLIQKLCVRDDGQTIGEW, encoded by the coding sequence ATGTTGAATTACCCGCCGCGTGTCACGCGCAAATCTGGTTTTACGCTCATCGAGCTGCTGGTTGTGATTGCGATTATCGCGATTCTGATCGCCCTGCTCCTGCCCGCCGTGCAACAGGCCCGCGAAGCGGCCCGCCGCAGTCAGTGCAAAAACAATCTGAAACAAATGGGGCTGGCGCTCCACAATTATCACGACGTCTATCTCAAGTTCCCCATCGGTTCGCGAGCGCCCAATGATGGCCCTCACAACTGGCGTTTCGCTCTGCTGCCTTACATGGATCAGGCAAATATTTACGAACTCGCCAAGAACAGCCCGACCAGCGACGTCGATTTCTGGGAAGGCGGAGGCGGCGCATACAACGGCGACACCCTGCTCTTCAAAGACAAAGTCATTACTCCCATTTACATGTGCCCTTCCAGCTCAGACCCGGCCATCAGCTATGCCAATGGCGAACCACAGCAGGGTTCCCAGTCTCATCAGTATGTCGGCATCATGGGTGCATATCCTGACCCTGCAGCGCGCACGAATGTCTCTTACGAAACACAGTATAACAGCTTTGCTACTAACACGGGCTGTCTGCTGATCAACGAGTGCAAAGGTATGCGGGACGTGACCGATGGATCGTCGAACACGATCATCATTGCCGAACAGTCGCGGATCTCAGCCAGTAATCCGGTTCTGAAGCGTTCCGATTACACTTCAGGCTGGGCGGGCACCAGTTATGCCGGTACAGTCACTCAGTGGATTGCCAGCGGAGCCGGACAGCATCGTTTCGGCACCGGAGTAACGTCGGTCTTCCACAGCCCCAATCCGAAATCGACGGGTGCGGAAGCCAATGCCCAATGGGACTGGAACACCCCCCTGACCTCCTACCACACCGGCGGTGTGCATGTGCTGCTCTGCGACGGAGCAACCCGTTTCCTGAGCGACAACGCAGACCTGTTACTGATCCAGAAACTCTGTGTCCGCGATGACGGCCAGACCATCGGCGAGTGGTAA